The following proteins are co-located in the Meiothermus sp. Pnk-1 genome:
- the pfkA gene encoding 6-phosphofructokinase: MKRIGVFTSGGDAPGMNAAIRAVVRMGAAYGLEVIGIRRGYAGMIEGDFVPLGPRDVANTLQRGGTILLTARSAEFKTPEGRAKAAENLRKAGIDGLVCIGGDGSYRGALKLLEEHHIPVVGAPGTIDNDLYGTDFTIGFDTAVNTALEAIDRIRDTAASHERVFFIEVMGRHAGFIALEVGIAGGAEVIVLPEDPIPASACAEVISQSSAKGKRSSIVVVAEGGYEGGAEALARDVKACSGIEARVTVLGHIQRGGSPTAIDRVLASRLGAGCVDALLSGASGVAVGEVDGEIRLTPFREAVERRKDIHRKKYELAKVLAL, encoded by the coding sequence ATGAAGCGAATCGGAGTGTTCACTAGCGGGGGAGATGCCCCCGGTATGAATGCAGCTATTCGGGCGGTGGTGCGTATGGGGGCCGCATATGGGCTCGAGGTGATCGGGATTCGCCGGGGCTATGCGGGGATGATCGAGGGGGATTTTGTCCCGCTTGGGCCCCGCGATGTAGCCAACACCCTGCAACGCGGTGGGACCATCCTACTCACCGCCCGCAGCGCGGAGTTCAAGACCCCTGAGGGTCGGGCCAAAGCGGCGGAGAACCTCCGTAAGGCCGGGATCGACGGTCTGGTCTGCATCGGGGGGGATGGCAGCTACCGGGGGGCCCTCAAGCTCCTCGAGGAACACCACATCCCAGTAGTGGGGGCTCCCGGCACCATTGACAACGACCTCTACGGTACCGACTTTACCATCGGCTTCGATACGGCAGTGAACACCGCCCTCGAGGCCATCGACCGCATCCGCGACACTGCGGCCAGCCACGAGCGGGTTTTTTTCATCGAGGTGATGGGGCGGCACGCCGGGTTCATCGCCCTCGAGGTAGGCATCGCGGGGGGTGCGGAGGTCATCGTCCTCCCTGAGGATCCCATTCCGGCCTCGGCTTGCGCGGAAGTCATCAGCCAATCCAGCGCTAAGGGCAAGCGCTCCTCGATCGTGGTGGTGGCCGAAGGCGGGTATGAGGGGGGAGCAGAGGCCTTGGCCCGAGACGTAAAAGCCTGTTCGGGTATCGAGGCGCGGGTCACGGTACTGGGCCACATCCAACGGGGCGGTAGCCCTACCGCCATAGACCGGGTGCTGGCGAGCCGCCTGGGGGCGGGGTGTGTGGATGCCCTCCTGAGCGGGGCCAGTGGGGTGGCGGTGGGCGAGGTGGACGGCGAGATCCGCCTTACCCCCTTTAGGGAAGCGGTAGAAAGACGCAAGGATATCCACCGCAAGAAATACGAGCTGGCGAAGGTCTTGGCCCTCTAG
- the msrA gene encoding peptide-methionine (S)-S-oxide reductase MsrA: MGQPLEVATLGGGCFWCLEAVYDELRGVVDVVSGYSGGHVENPTYEEVCGKRTGHAEVVQITFDPQVVSYRELLEVFFTIHDPTTLNRQGNDVGPQYRSVIFYHSPEQKDIAFQVIRGLEQAKVWDDPIVTEVVPFEKFYPAEDYHQEYFKKNPHQPYCSFVVAPKVAKFRKRFFDKLKRSTTP; encoded by the coding sequence ATGGGCCAGCCTCTTGAGGTTGCTACGTTGGGCGGTGGGTGCTTTTGGTGCTTGGAAGCCGTCTATGACGAGCTTCGGGGCGTGGTCGATGTGGTTTCGGGCTACTCGGGTGGGCACGTGGAGAATCCCACCTACGAGGAGGTCTGCGGCAAAAGGACCGGGCACGCCGAGGTGGTACAGATAACCTTCGACCCCCAAGTGGTCTCGTATCGTGAACTACTAGAGGTTTTTTTCACCATTCACGACCCCACCACCCTGAACCGCCAGGGCAACGACGTGGGGCCGCAGTACCGCTCGGTGATCTTCTACCACTCCCCCGAGCAGAAAGACATCGCTTTTCAGGTAATTCGCGGGCTCGAGCAGGCCAAGGTCTGGGATGACCCCATCGTGACCGAGGTAGTGCCCTTCGAGAAGTTCTATCCCGCCGAGGACTACCACCAGGAGTATTTTAAGAAGAACCCCCACCAGCCCTATTGCTCCTTTGTGGTAGCCCCCAAGGTCGCCAAGTTCCGCAAGCGCTTTTTCGACAAGCTCAAGCGGAGTACGACCCCCTAA
- the pheS gene encoding phenylalanine--tRNA ligase subunit alpha, whose protein sequence is MDLDRALSEITAAASLEALHSLKVQYLGKNGLLTQQMKTLGSLTPEERKERGRQLNEAKGRLEAAIEAREAVLRERALQEQLEKEALDVSLPGYAFPTGGLHLTSQILQELLDIFRRMGHSVVEGPEVESEFFNFDGVNMPEWHPARDMQDTFWLEKPEHFTIQGPFGESVNDLGGALLRTHTSPMQVRYMIQHNPPFKIVVPGRVFRYEQTDASHEAMFFQLEGLVVGPTITMADLKGAITELARGLFGPEAKVRFQPTFFPFVEPGAQFAMWWAEREKWLELGGAGMVHPNVFKAVDDYRQKMGLPRAYEGMRGWAFGFGIERLALLRYGIPDIRYFYQQNRLSFLRQFRNQ, encoded by the coding sequence ATGGACCTAGACCGAGCATTGAGCGAGATCACTGCCGCAGCAAGCCTCGAGGCCCTGCATAGCCTCAAGGTGCAGTACCTGGGCAAGAACGGCCTGCTGACCCAGCAGATGAAGACGCTGGGTAGCCTCACCCCCGAGGAGCGCAAGGAACGGGGACGGCAACTCAACGAGGCCAAGGGGCGGCTGGAGGCGGCCATAGAGGCCCGCGAAGCCGTTTTGCGCGAGAGGGCCTTGCAGGAGCAGCTCGAGAAAGAGGCCCTCGACGTTTCCCTGCCCGGCTATGCTTTCCCCACCGGCGGGCTGCACCTTACCAGCCAGATCCTGCAGGAACTGCTGGATATCTTTCGCCGCATGGGTCACAGCGTGGTCGAGGGTCCCGAGGTCGAGAGCGAGTTCTTCAACTTCGACGGGGTCAACATGCCCGAGTGGCACCCCGCGCGGGACATGCAGGACACCTTCTGGCTGGAGAAGCCCGAGCACTTCACCATCCAAGGGCCCTTCGGCGAGAGCGTCAACGACTTAGGAGGGGCGCTGCTGCGCACCCACACCTCGCCCATGCAGGTGCGCTACATGATCCAGCACAACCCGCCCTTCAAGATCGTGGTGCCGGGGCGGGTGTTCCGCTATGAGCAGACCGACGCTTCCCACGAGGCCATGTTCTTCCAGCTCGAGGGCTTGGTGGTGGGGCCCACCATCACCATGGCCGACCTCAAGGGAGCCATCACCGAACTGGCCAGAGGGCTCTTCGGCCCCGAGGCCAAAGTTCGCTTCCAGCCCACCTTTTTCCCCTTCGTCGAACCGGGAGCCCAGTTCGCCATGTGGTGGGCCGAACGGGAGAAGTGGCTCGAGCTCGGCGGAGCCGGCATGGTGCACCCCAACGTCTTCAAGGCCGTGGACGACTACCGCCAGAAGATGGGCCTGCCCCGCGCCTACGAGGGCATGCGGGGCTGGGCCTTCGGCTTCGGCATCGAGCGGCTGGCCCTGCTGCGCTACGGCATCCCGGACATCCGCTACTTCTATCAGCAAAACCGGCTTTCGTTCTTAAGGCAGTTCAGAAACCAGTAA
- a CDS encoding TetR/AcrR family transcriptional regulator — protein MTPEAKVADKREAILEATIKVLQQRGLSGLKVEEVAREAEVGKGTVYLYFQDKRDLLKALVEHHAISFYRDVEQVVVQDRPFAERLREVLALRLEFASQWRGSWASVAREAHPGDPSGWLKGLRETYLRLLEVLVRSGQDRGEVRRDLDPSLTAAVLDAINPQFELPRQAYLEHFMEVLMKGVGQ, from the coding sequence GTGACGCCGGAGGCCAAGGTTGCCGATAAGCGAGAAGCGATCCTCGAGGCAACCATCAAGGTCTTACAACAGCGTGGTCTCTCAGGGTTGAAGGTGGAAGAAGTTGCCCGCGAGGCCGAGGTGGGCAAGGGTACTGTTTACTTATACTTCCAGGACAAACGGGATCTGCTCAAAGCGCTGGTAGAGCACCACGCGATTTCCTTTTACCGCGACGTGGAGCAAGTCGTCGTGCAAGACCGCCCTTTCGCGGAAAGGTTGCGGGAGGTGCTGGCCCTCAGGCTCGAGTTCGCCTCACAGTGGCGGGGTTCGTGGGCCTCGGTAGCCAGGGAAGCTCACCCGGGCGATCCCTCGGGCTGGCTGAAGGGCTTGCGCGAAACCTATCTAAGGCTTCTGGAAGTACTGGTACGAAGCGGTCAGGATCGCGGCGAAGTTCGCCGCGATCTAGACCCTAGCCTCACCGCAGCGGTGTTGGACGCCATCAACCCGCAGTTTGAGCTACCCCGGCAGGCGTACCTCGAGCACTTCATGGAGGTGCTCATGAAAGGAGTGGGCCAGTGA
- a CDS encoding tetratricopeptide repeat protein encodes MRSALLVIALSFGLAVAQQAAPSPSAQQLLQEAQALAQQARASGVAPSVDATPWKQAIQRAEAAAQADPQSAEAWKLLGMLYHDVKFWARAHDRFNQYLRLTGGQAEPEVAKAIGDTDLNLGYEAYNRGDIAQALEYFQAAADFLPGDPQPYEWIGRIYLEQGNATQARQAYQRANQIRPTPTNTYFLARSQDVATYGRAAVRAFTTGYNAYQTGDKATALSQFQAAVQAAPNWLEAKRWLARTQLETNQAQAALATWQQIVASPQATASDKYFLRVAQLSAQYGADAARAYFEGVQAYQAGDRLQALARFQAATQANPQFADAWYWLGRTAYEGKNYALAVQAYRQVVALQPDNAEAKYWLGQAQKAAR; translated from the coding sequence ATGCGTTCAGCTTTGCTTGTTATCGCGCTGTCGTTTGGGTTGGCTGTTGCGCAACAGGCTGCACCAAGCCCCTCGGCTCAGCAGCTTCTCCAGGAGGCCCAGGCCTTGGCCCAGCAGGCTAGGGCGAGCGGGGTGGCACCCTCGGTGGACGCCACCCCCTGGAAGCAGGCTATCCAGCGGGCTGAGGCCGCCGCCCAGGCCGACCCTCAGTCGGCGGAGGCTTGGAAGCTGTTGGGAATGCTCTACCACGACGTCAAGTTTTGGGCTCGAGCCCACGACCGTTTCAACCAGTACCTCCGCCTCACAGGCGGGCAAGCTGAGCCTGAAGTGGCTAAGGCCATTGGGGATACCGACCTCAACCTCGGCTACGAGGCTTATAACCGGGGCGATATCGCCCAAGCGCTGGAGTACTTCCAGGCGGCTGCCGACTTTTTGCCGGGCGATCCTCAGCCCTACGAGTGGATTGGCCGCATCTACCTCGAGCAGGGTAATGCTACCCAGGCCCGCCAAGCTTACCAGCGGGCCAACCAGATCCGGCCCACCCCTACCAACACTTACTTCCTGGCCCGTTCCCAGGACGTAGCCACCTATGGCCGGGCCGCGGTGCGGGCTTTTACTACGGGTTATAACGCCTACCAGACCGGGGATAAAGCGACTGCCCTGAGCCAGTTCCAGGCGGCCGTCCAAGCTGCTCCCAACTGGCTCGAGGCCAAGCGCTGGTTGGCCCGGACCCAGCTCGAGACCAACCAGGCACAAGCGGCTTTGGCCACTTGGCAGCAGATCGTGGCCTCGCCCCAGGCTACCGCTTCGGACAAGTACTTCCTGCGGGTCGCCCAGCTCTCAGCCCAATACGGGGCCGATGCAGCCCGCGCCTACTTCGAGGGCGTGCAGGCTTACCAAGCCGGCGACCGCCTACAGGCCCTAGCTCGTTTTCAGGCCGCCACCCAGGCCAACCCCCAGTTTGCCGACGCCTGGTACTGGTTGGGCCGCACTGCCTACGAAGGGAAGAACTATGCTCTGGCGGTTCAGGCTTACCGCCAGGTGGTAGCCCTTCAGCCCGACAACGCAGAGGCTAAATACTGGCTCGGGCAAGCGCAAAAAGCGGCCCGCTAG
- the pheT gene encoding phenylalanine--tRNA ligase subunit beta translates to MRIVYSWLKEFLPDAPKPERLEELLAGLGHETEAIERLSAPHRRVVFARVLSVEEIPGLEVRKLILDAGREVQVISGAPNARAGMGVALALPGAVLPGGLEIAVRKIQGRESYGMALSAKELAVGEYAAGLMELPAGALPPGTSLAEAWSEDWVIELEITPNRADMLSVYGTARDLAALGMTLIHPDPRPKTASIPLPFRVWIDDPTGCDRFTLWYAQGIRNTPSPLVVQRRLYAAGMRPISLVVDATNYTMLELGNPLHAYDARFIGEGIRVRRARRGEKLVTLDGVEREFDERDLLITVEQGGQSLPEGIAGVMGGARSEVREDTTEVALEVAHFDPVSIRRTAKRQGLKTEASYRFERGVDPDGQVRSALRFMELVQQWQGEGALVAEEHLDLNHTQPPRPIAFRPSQANQLIGASFAEDEQLAALKRLGFQVVGEAEPYQVTPPSYRMDIEIAEDLVEEVARIIGYDKIPVTLPAFFPAPDNLGVDEPYEAKEQLKRVLVGLGFQEVVNYSWSSPEELAKYRAPAPTVALANPQASDRTHLRTAIYPGLLRNLELNLAQGEEGPFLLFEIGNVFNQTETARLGMLLSGEAVPGLWQPGLAGSFYALKGLLESTAAHLGATLRVEQEGFAHLHPGVSGAVYWNGRKVGSIGQLHPAIAAQAELPTTYLVELELPLPKAKTAFKDVAKYPASLRDLAVVVPEAVPYGEVERILRESAGEYLEALQVFDVYRGSPLEPGQKSLAFHLSFRHPERTLTDAETDGYMQNVIRAVEAAGYAIRR, encoded by the coding sequence ATGCGAATCGTCTATAGCTGGCTCAAAGAGTTCTTGCCCGACGCACCCAAACCCGAGCGGCTGGAGGAATTGCTCGCCGGGCTGGGGCACGAGACCGAGGCCATCGAGCGCCTAAGCGCTCCTCACCGTAGGGTGGTGTTCGCCAGGGTGCTCTCGGTGGAGGAGATTCCCGGCCTCGAGGTGAGAAAGCTCATCCTCGACGCGGGGCGAGAGGTGCAGGTGATCTCGGGCGCGCCCAACGCCAGGGCGGGGATGGGGGTGGCGCTGGCCCTGCCGGGAGCGGTATTGCCGGGAGGCCTCGAGATTGCGGTGAGGAAGATCCAGGGCCGCGAGTCTTACGGCATGGCCCTTTCGGCCAAGGAACTGGCGGTGGGCGAGTATGCCGCCGGGCTGATGGAACTCCCCGCCGGCGCGCTGCCCCCCGGCACGTCCCTGGCCGAGGCCTGGTCCGAGGATTGGGTGATCGAGCTCGAGATCACCCCCAACCGCGCCGACATGCTCTCGGTTTATGGCACGGCCCGCGACCTGGCTGCGCTGGGCATGACGCTGATCCACCCCGACCCCAGACCCAAAACCGCTTCCATCCCTCTCCCCTTCCGGGTCTGGATCGACGATCCTACAGGCTGCGACCGCTTCACGCTCTGGTACGCCCAAGGGATTCGGAACACCCCCTCCCCCCTCGTCGTCCAGCGCCGCCTGTATGCCGCCGGGATGCGCCCCATCAGCCTGGTGGTGGACGCGACCAACTACACCATGCTCGAGCTGGGCAATCCCCTTCACGCCTACGACGCCCGCTTCATCGGCGAGGGCATCCGGGTGCGGCGGGCCCGGAGAGGCGAAAAGCTGGTCACGCTCGACGGGGTGGAGCGCGAGTTCGACGAGCGCGACCTGCTCATCACCGTCGAGCAGGGGGGTCAGAGCCTCCCCGAGGGCATCGCGGGCGTGATGGGCGGGGCGCGCAGCGAGGTGCGCGAGGACACCACCGAGGTCGCGCTCGAGGTCGCCCACTTCGACCCGGTCTCCATCCGGCGCACCGCCAAGCGCCAGGGGCTCAAGACCGAAGCCAGCTACCGCTTCGAGCGCGGGGTGGACCCCGACGGACAGGTGCGCTCCGCCCTGCGCTTCATGGAGCTGGTACAGCAGTGGCAAGGCGAGGGAGCTCTGGTGGCCGAGGAACACCTCGACCTCAACCACACCCAGCCCCCCAGGCCCATCGCCTTCCGTCCCAGTCAGGCCAACCAACTGATCGGCGCGAGCTTCGCCGAGGACGAACAGTTGGCTGCCCTCAAGCGCCTGGGCTTCCAGGTGGTAGGCGAGGCGGAGCCCTACCAGGTCACGCCTCCCAGCTACCGCATGGACATCGAGATCGCGGAGGACCTGGTCGAGGAAGTGGCCCGGATCATCGGCTACGACAAGATTCCCGTCACCCTTCCCGCCTTCTTCCCCGCCCCCGACAACCTGGGCGTGGACGAGCCTTATGAGGCCAAGGAGCAACTCAAGCGCGTGCTGGTAGGCCTGGGCTTTCAGGAAGTGGTCAACTACTCCTGGAGCAGTCCGGAAGAGCTGGCCAAGTACCGAGCCCCCGCGCCCACCGTGGCCCTGGCCAACCCCCAGGCTTCAGACCGAACCCATTTGCGCACCGCCATCTATCCGGGCCTGCTGCGCAACCTCGAGCTCAACCTCGCCCAGGGCGAGGAAGGCCCCTTCCTGCTCTTCGAGATCGGTAACGTATTCAACCAGACCGAGACCGCCCGGCTGGGGATGCTGCTCTCGGGCGAGGCGGTGCCGGGGTTGTGGCAGCCGGGGCTCGCGGGCAGCTTCTACGCGCTCAAGGGGCTGTTGGAGAGCACCGCCGCGCACCTGGGGGCCACGCTACGGGTCGAGCAGGAGGGCTTTGCCCACCTGCACCCGGGCGTCTCGGGCGCGGTGTACTGGAACGGGCGGAAGGTGGGCTCCATCGGGCAGTTGCACCCGGCCATCGCGGCCCAGGCCGAGCTGCCTACGACCTATCTGGTCGAGCTCGAGCTGCCCCTCCCCAAGGCCAAGACAGCCTTCAAGGACGTGGCCAAGTACCCGGCTTCCCTGCGTGACCTGGCGGTGGTGGTGCCCGAGGCGGTGCCCTACGGCGAGGTCGAGCGCATCCTGCGCGAGAGCGCCGGCGAGTACCTCGAGGCCCTGCAGGTCTTCGACGTGTACCGGGGCAGCCCGCTCGAGCCCGGCCAGAAGAGCCTGGCCTTCCACCTCAGCTTCCGCCACCCGGAGCGCACCCTCACCGACGCCGAGACCGACGGCTACATGCAGAACGTGATCCGGGCCGTCGAGGCAGCGGGGTACGCGATCCGCAGGTGA
- a CDS encoding CarD family transcriptional regulator: MKEYRPGDKVVLPPYGVGVVASIMQRTISGNQRAYYQVEFPNTRSKAYVPVESPQSARMRPALCREEIKEILHLLRNGRLSLPRQWAARHRKTSEILAEGDPYRIATLAGQLRAWELERGLPDLDRQAFRRAIHLLAEEVCQALEVSLEEARAMFENAWGEELN; this comes from the coding sequence GTGAAAGAGTACCGTCCAGGCGACAAGGTGGTTCTGCCACCCTATGGGGTTGGCGTGGTGGCGAGCATCATGCAGCGCACGATCTCTGGCAACCAACGGGCCTACTATCAAGTGGAGTTTCCCAATACCCGTTCGAAAGCCTATGTGCCCGTAGAGTCCCCCCAGAGCGCACGGATGCGGCCCGCTTTGTGCCGTGAAGAGATCAAGGAGATCCTCCATCTCCTGCGCAATGGGCGTCTCTCACTACCGCGCCAATGGGCTGCCCGGCACCGTAAGACCAGCGAGATCCTGGCCGAAGGTGATCCCTACCGCATCGCCACCCTCGCTGGGCAACTGCGGGCTTGGGAACTCGAGCGGGGCCTGCCCGACCTGGACCGCCAGGCCTTTCGCCGCGCCATCCACCTACTAGCCGAGGAAGTCTGCCAGGCCCTAGAGGTGAGCCTGGAGGAAGCCCGCGCCATGTTTGAAAACGCCTGGGGGGAGGAGCTGAATTAG
- a CDS encoding replicative DNA helicase, translating into MEGRIPPHNLEAEASVLGSVLLDSEVLDRLEGILTAESFYKEGHRKIWSCMEQLRLRGEPVDLVTLSNELATRGELDVAGGLSYLVGLSENTPTAAYAEYYARIVAEKWTLRRLIEAAGEAMKMAYEESGSLEEILDGAGRRVLEVALAGSKTEFQSMRELVHETFEHIQQLYENQGATTGLRSGFRELDLMIGGFTPGSLNIIAARPSMGKTAFALTIAQNVALRENIGVAIFSLEMPAVQLVTRMMCSEARIDMNRLRQGQLTDRDFSRLVDVAGRIAEAPILIDDTSDMTLMELRSRARRLMSQQKLGLIVIDYLQLMSGPTSSRNGGGENRQQEIAAISRGLKGLARELNVPVIALSQLSRAVEARPNKRPMLSDLRESGCLTGDTLVQLADGSRQPIRELIGKSGFEVLALDETTQRLKPAWVSRAFSTGVKPVFALTTRLGRRVRATANHQFLTPQGWKRLDQLAVGDYLALPRKLASSQGQRLRDEELALLGHLIGDGCTLPRHALQYTTREPDLAQTVADLARAVFNEAIVPRVKPERRWLQVYLSAAQRLGRSRRNPVAEWLEALGVWGLRSHEKRVPELVFTQPAPAIARFLRHLWSTDGCVLLRQGKSPYPAIYYASSSERLALDVQTLLLHLGINSRLKRLPQKGRGRDQFHVIVSGRSSLLRFAREVGAVGSYKRQALSQVEAYLEARPENTNRDVIPLELWLHPTRADLAVSGLSHRELHRALGTAYSGTTLFKQNPSRERALRMAKAPGSQALERIASSDIYWDKVVSVEAAGEEEVFDLTVPGPHNFVANNIVVHNSIEQDADLVMFIYRDDYYNPHSEKAGIAEIIVGKQRNGPTGVAELQFHAQHVRFNDLAKDEV; encoded by the coding sequence ATGGAAGGTCGCATCCCTCCTCACAACCTTGAAGCCGAGGCCAGCGTGCTGGGCTCGGTGTTGCTGGACAGCGAGGTGCTGGACCGGCTCGAGGGCATCCTCACCGCTGAGTCTTTTTACAAGGAGGGCCACCGCAAGATCTGGAGCTGCATGGAGCAACTTCGCCTGCGGGGCGAACCGGTAGATCTGGTGACGCTCTCCAACGAACTCGCCACCCGGGGAGAGCTCGATGTAGCCGGAGGCCTCTCGTATCTGGTAGGGCTCTCGGAGAATACCCCCACCGCAGCCTATGCCGAATACTACGCGCGCATCGTGGCAGAGAAGTGGACCCTGCGCCGCCTGATCGAAGCCGCCGGGGAAGCCATGAAGATGGCCTACGAGGAGTCGGGTAGCCTGGAGGAGATCCTGGATGGCGCCGGGCGAAGGGTGCTCGAGGTGGCCCTGGCGGGCAGCAAAACCGAGTTCCAAAGCATGCGCGAGCTGGTGCACGAGACCTTCGAGCACATCCAGCAGCTTTATGAAAACCAAGGGGCTACCACCGGGCTACGCAGCGGGTTCCGTGAGCTCGACCTGATGATCGGGGGGTTCACGCCGGGATCCTTGAATATCATCGCTGCCAGGCCCTCCATGGGTAAGACTGCCTTCGCCCTAACCATCGCGCAAAACGTGGCCCTGCGCGAGAACATCGGGGTAGCGATCTTCTCCCTGGAGATGCCCGCCGTGCAGCTCGTCACCCGCATGATGTGCTCGGAGGCGCGTATCGACATGAACCGGCTGCGGCAGGGCCAGCTCACCGACCGGGACTTCTCGCGCTTGGTAGACGTAGCCGGGCGTATCGCCGAGGCCCCCATCCTCATCGACGACACCTCCGACATGACCCTGATGGAGCTAAGGAGCCGGGCGCGGCGTTTGATGAGCCAGCAAAAGCTGGGGCTGATCGTGATCGACTACCTGCAATTGATGTCCGGCCCCACCTCGAGCCGCAACGGAGGTGGAGAGAACCGCCAACAGGAAATCGCAGCGATTTCGCGTGGCCTCAAGGGGCTGGCCCGCGAACTCAACGTGCCGGTAATCGCCCTCTCCCAGCTCTCGCGGGCGGTGGAAGCCCGCCCCAACAAACGCCCCATGCTCTCCGACCTGAGGGAGTCGGGCTGCCTCACCGGCGACACCCTGGTGCAATTGGCCGACGGCTCGAGGCAGCCCATCCGTGAACTCATTGGGAAGAGCGGTTTCGAGGTGCTCGCGCTCGACGAGACCACCCAAAGGCTCAAGCCCGCCTGGGTGAGCCGGGCCTTCTCCACCGGCGTAAAGCCGGTGTTCGCCCTCACCACCCGGCTCGGACGCCGCGTCCGCGCGACGGCCAACCACCAGTTCCTCACCCCGCAGGGCTGGAAGCGGCTGGACCAGCTCGCCGTGGGTGATTACCTGGCTCTGCCGCGGAAACTGGCCTCCTCCCAGGGGCAACGCCTCCGCGACGAGGAGCTAGCCCTGCTGGGGCACCTGATCGGTGATGGCTGCACCCTGCCACGCCATGCCCTGCAGTACACCACCCGCGAGCCCGACCTGGCGCAAACCGTGGCCGACTTGGCTCGAGCGGTGTTCAACGAAGCCATCGTCCCTAGGGTCAAGCCCGAGCGGAGGTGGTTGCAGGTCTACCTGAGCGCGGCGCAGCGGCTGGGGCGGAGCAGGCGCAACCCGGTCGCAGAGTGGCTCGAGGCGTTAGGGGTGTGGGGCTTGCGTTCTCACGAGAAGCGAGTCCCCGAGTTGGTGTTCACCCAGCCTGCTCCCGCGATCGCCCGCTTTCTGCGGCACCTGTGGTCCACAGACGGCTGCGTCCTCCTGCGGCAGGGCAAGTCCCCCTACCCCGCCATCTACTACGCCAGCAGCAGCGAGCGGTTAGCTCTGGACGTGCAAACCCTGCTGCTGCACCTGGGGATCAACTCCCGGCTCAAGCGCCTGCCGCAGAAGGGCAGGGGGCGCGACCAGTTCCACGTCATCGTCAGCGGCCGCTCCAGCCTGTTGCGCTTCGCGCGCGAGGTCGGGGCTGTGGGCAGCTACAAGCGCCAGGCCTTATCGCAGGTCGAGGCTTACCTAGAGGCCCGCCCGGAAAACACCAACCGGGACGTGATCCCGCTCGAGCTGTGGCTGCACCCCACGCGGGCCGACCTGGCGGTCTCGGGCCTTTCCCACCGGGAATTACACCGGGCCCTGGGCACGGCCTACTCAGGCACGACCCTCTTCAAGCAAAACCCGAGCCGCGAGCGCGCCCTGCGGATGGCGAAGGCCCCGGGGTCGCAAGCGCTCGAGCGCATTGCCAGCAGTGACATCTACTGGGACAAAGTGGTGTCCGTCGAGGCGGCCGGGGAGGAAGAGGTCTTCGACCTCACGGTCCCCGGCCCGCACAACTTCGTCGCCAACAACATCGTCGTACACAACTCTATCGAGCAAGACGCCGACTTGGTGATGTTCATCTACCGCGACGACTACTACAACCCCCACTCCGAGAAGGCTGGGATTGCCGAGATCATCGTGGGCAAACAACGCAACGGTCCCACCGGCGTGGCCGAACTCCAGTTCCACGCCCAGCACGTGCGCTTCAACGACCTAGCCAAAGACGAGGTGTAA
- the rsmI gene encoding 16S rRNA (cytidine(1402)-2'-O)-methyltransferase — protein MRLVLVPTPIGNLEDITLRALRVLREAEVVACEDTRRTGVLLQHYGLHKKMVRLDQHTIGRAKDLLGGYGYVAYATDAGTPGISDPGAELVALALREGWQVEVLPGPTALIPALVASGMPTARFAFEGFLPQRSSERKARLEQIARGRTVVLYEAPHRLRKTLDDLIELYGPEHPVALVRELSKLHEEVWRGSLEAAQEHFQEPRGEFVIVLAPKVHDPKHETQNAEELLERLKHQGLRGKALVRALVEAGVPRNQAYTLAHGESVLRRGFLTSAEDDEKAQP, from the coding sequence ATGCGGCTGGTGCTGGTACCTACCCCCATCGGCAACCTCGAGGACATCACCCTGCGGGCCCTACGAGTGCTCAGGGAGGCCGAGGTCGTGGCTTGCGAGGATACCCGCCGCACCGGGGTGCTGCTCCAGCACTACGGCCTCCACAAAAAGATGGTGCGGCTTGACCAGCACACCATAGGCCGGGCCAAGGATTTGCTCGGGGGATACGGCTACGTGGCCTACGCTACCGACGCTGGGACCCCCGGTATCTCCGACCCCGGAGCGGAACTGGTGGCCTTGGCGTTGCGAGAGGGCTGGCAGGTGGAGGTCTTGCCCGGCCCCACGGCGCTCATCCCAGCCCTGGTGGCTTCGGGGATGCCTACCGCCCGCTTCGCCTTTGAGGGGTTCTTGCCGCAAAGATCCTCTGAGCGCAAAGCCCGGCTCGAGCAGATAGCCCGAGGTCGCACCGTGGTACTTTATGAAGCCCCCCATCGCCTGCGGAAGACCTTGGACGACCTGATCGAGCTGTATGGCCCTGAGCATCCAGTGGCCTTGGTGCGTGAACTCTCCAAGCTACACGAGGAGGTATGGAGGGGAAGCCTCGAGGCGGCGCAGGAGCACTTCCAAGAGCCTAGGGGGGAGTTCGTGATCGTGCTGGCGCCGAAGGTGCATGACCCTAAACACGAGACGCAGAATGCGGAGGAGTTGCTCGAGCGCCTCAAGCACCAAGGGTTGCGCGGTAAGGCGTTGGTTAGGGCGCTAGTCGAAGCTGGGGTTCCGCGCAATCAAGCGTATACTTTGGCTCATGGTGAGTCGGTCCTCCGGCGAGGATTCCTGACCTCAGCGGAGGACGATGAAAAGGCGCAGCCGTAG